One genomic region from Haloprofundus salinisoli encodes:
- a CDS encoding transcription elongation factor Spt5: MGIFAVKTTARQERTVADMLASKEESEIHAVIAPDSLTSYVMVEADNTAVLERLMDEIPHARSIVPGNSSLAEVEHFLSPTPDVEGIAEGDIVELIAGPFKGEKARVQRIDEAKDQVTVELYEATVPIPVTVRGDQIRVLDSEER; the protein is encoded by the coding sequence ATGGGAATCTTCGCCGTGAAGACGACGGCGAGACAGGAGCGGACGGTCGCCGACATGCTCGCCTCGAAGGAGGAGTCCGAGATACACGCCGTCATCGCCCCTGACTCGCTGACGAGTTACGTGATGGTCGAAGCCGACAACACGGCAGTGCTCGAGCGCCTGATGGACGAAATTCCCCACGCTCGAAGCATCGTCCCGGGTAATTCGAGTCTCGCCGAAGTCGAACACTTCCTCTCGCCGACGCCCGACGTCGAAGGTATCGCCGAGGGCGACATCGTCGAACTCATCGCCGGCCCGTTCAAGGGCGAGAAAGCTCGCGTCCAGCGTATCGACGAGGCCAAAGACCAGGTGACCGTCGAACTGTACGAGGCGACGGTCCCGATCCCGGTGACGGTGCGCGGCGACCAGATTCGCGTGCTCGACTCCGAAGAACGCTAA
- a CDS encoding DUF7565 family protein — translation MSLWTCGVAGCNARFEDAESAVVHQTNDHERTECKVCGAIVPEGYFAIRHAFDEHSRAEYIRAYNADSAAVRMREGIQAAIEEEADLQRIIEQVDAGGRAESEADTE, via the coding sequence ATGTCGCTTTGGACGTGTGGTGTCGCAGGCTGTAACGCGCGGTTCGAAGACGCCGAATCCGCCGTCGTCCACCAGACAAACGACCACGAACGCACCGAATGCAAAGTCTGCGGCGCTATCGTCCCCGAAGGCTACTTCGCTATCCGTCACGCGTTCGACGAGCACTCCCGCGCCGAGTACATCCGCGCGTACAACGCCGACTCCGCGGCCGTTCGGATGCGCGAGGGCATCCAAGCGGCCATCGAGGAGGAAGCGGACCTCCAGCGAATCATCGAACAGGTGGACGCCGGCGGACGCGCGGAGTCGGAAGCGGACACCGAGTAA
- a CDS encoding PHP-associated domain-containing protein translates to MHVKCLDERVVARAKRRGVDVLVYAPHFTRLPTIRARADRFSDDELLVVPARELFTGPWSDRKHLLAIGLSDPIPDFITIEGALAECRRQEAAVLVPHPALLNVSLGRAEISAFRDELHAVETYNGKCFHYQNRRASRIADEFDRPAFGSSYAHLRGNVGEVWTEFDRRIDSEADLVTALRGGTSRRVDRRHGLRHRFRNLAEFAHLGYENTWGKVDRLLLSGTEPTHPRQLVYEGRFDDVAVY, encoded by the coding sequence ATGCACGTCAAGTGCTTGGACGAACGCGTCGTCGCCCGAGCGAAGCGCCGCGGCGTCGACGTACTCGTCTACGCGCCGCACTTCACGCGCCTCCCGACGATTCGCGCCCGCGCCGACCGATTCTCCGACGACGAGTTGCTCGTCGTCCCCGCCCGCGAACTGTTCACCGGCCCGTGGAGCGACCGGAAACACCTCCTCGCCATCGGCCTCTCGGACCCGATTCCGGACTTCATCACCATCGAAGGCGCGCTCGCGGAGTGTCGCCGACAGGAGGCGGCCGTGCTCGTGCCGCACCCGGCGCTGTTGAACGTCAGCCTCGGTCGCGCCGAGATCTCGGCGTTCCGCGACGAACTCCACGCCGTCGAGACGTACAACGGGAAGTGCTTTCACTACCAGAACCGCCGGGCTTCGCGCATCGCCGACGAGTTCGACAGACCGGCGTTCGGGTCGTCGTACGCGCACCTGCGAGGCAACGTCGGCGAGGTCTGGACCGAGTTCGACCGGCGGATCGACTCCGAAGCGGACCTCGTGACGGCGCTCCGCGGGGGCACGTCGCGCCGCGTCGACCGCCGACACGGACTCCGGCACCGGTTCAGAAACCTCGCCGAGTTCGCGCATCTTGGCTACGAGAACACGTGGGGGAAGGTAGACCGTCTTCTCCTCTCCGGCACCGAACCGACGCACCCGCGTCAGCTCGTCTACGAGGGTCGATTCGACGACGTCGCCGTCTACTGA